A region from the Deinococcus misasensis DSM 22328 genome encodes:
- a CDS encoding ABC transporter permease, translating into PVYFAALMVFIAWYVLYKTPYGLRIRATGEHPKAAASMGVNVYRIRYSAVIISGMLAGTAGVFLSIGFLNSFTRNLSAGIGFIALAALIFGKWTPLGTLGATLLFGFFSALAITLGGADIFPSSIVQTLPFIFTIIALALTGKGTAPKAVGKPYDG; encoded by the coding sequence CTCCCGTTTACTTCGCTGCCTTGATGGTGTTCATTGCCTGGTACGTGCTCTACAAAACCCCCTACGGCCTGAGGATCCGCGCCACCGGAGAGCACCCCAAAGCCGCTGCCTCCATGGGTGTGAATGTGTACCGCATCCGATACAGTGCCGTGATCATCTCAGGTATGCTGGCAGGTACAGCAGGTGTGTTCCTCTCGATTGGCTTTTTGAACAGCTTCACCCGCAACCTGTCCGCAGGGATCGGGTTCATTGCCTTGGCTGCCTTGATCTTCGGGAAGTGGACCCCTCTGGGAACACTGGGTGCGACCTTGCTGTTCGGATTCTTCAGTGCTCTGGCGATCACGCTGGGGGGAGCAGACATCTTCCCGAGCAGCATTGTGCAGACGTTGCCGTTCATCTTCACGATCATTGCGCTGGCCCTCACCGGTAAAGGAACCGCGCCGAAAGCCGTGGGCAAGCCTTACGACGGCTGA